Proteins from one Thioflavicoccus mobilis 8321 genomic window:
- the sucD gene encoding succinate--CoA ligase subunit alpha, with the protein MSILIDKDTKVVTQGITGKTGQFHTRMCKEYANGANCFVAGVNPRKAGESFEEIPIYASVREAKREHGVTASVIYVPPPFAAAAIWEAVEAEMDLVICITEGIPVKDMVEVKNRMRAAGSKTVLCGPNCPGIITPDEIKIGIMPGHVHKKGRVGVVSRSGTLTYEAVGQLTDLGLGQSTAVGIGGDPINGLKPKDVLKLFMDDPETDAVIWIGEIGGSDEEEAARWYAEECRNKKPVVGFIAGVTAPPGKRMGHAGAIISGGKGTAQEKLSIMEECGIHTTKNPAEMGDLLKSVL; encoded by the coding sequence ATGTCCATCCTTATCGATAAGGACACCAAAGTCGTCACCCAGGGGATCACCGGCAAGACCGGCCAGTTCCACACCCGGATGTGTAAGGAGTACGCCAATGGCGCCAACTGCTTCGTCGCCGGCGTCAACCCGAGGAAGGCCGGCGAATCCTTCGAAGAGATTCCGATCTACGCCAGCGTCCGAGAGGCCAAGCGCGAGCATGGCGTCACCGCCTCGGTGATCTACGTACCGCCGCCGTTCGCCGCCGCCGCCATCTGGGAGGCCGTCGAGGCCGAGATGGACCTGGTGATCTGTATCACTGAGGGCATCCCGGTGAAGGACATGGTCGAGGTGAAGAACCGGATGCGCGCCGCCGGCAGCAAGACGGTTCTGTGCGGTCCCAACTGCCCCGGCATCATCACGCCCGATGAGATCAAGATCGGCATCATGCCCGGCCATGTCCACAAGAAGGGCCGCGTCGGCGTAGTCTCCCGCTCAGGTACCCTGACCTACGAGGCGGTCGGTCAGCTGACCGACCTGGGCCTGGGCCAATCCACCGCGGTCGGCATCGGTGGCGATCCGATCAACGGTCTCAAGCCCAAAGACGTGCTCAAACTCTTCATGGACGACCCGGAGACCGATGCCGTGATCTGGATCGGCGAGATCGGCGGCTCGGACGAGGAGGAGGCCGCGCGCTGGTACGCCGAGGAGTGCCGCAACAAGAAGCCGGTAGTCGGCTTCATCGCCGGCGTGACGGCCCCTCCGGGCAAGCGCATGGGCCATGCCGGCGCCATCATCTCCGGCGGCAAAGGCACCGCGCAGGAGAAGTTGTCGATCATGGAGGAGTGTGGGATCCACACCACCAAGAACCCGGCCGAGATGGGCGACTTGCTGAAGTCCGTGCTCTAA